In Terriglobia bacterium, the following are encoded in one genomic region:
- a CDS encoding enoyl-CoA hydratase/isomerase family protein encodes MSNVAVPAAPQSRSSNGAQTSQNPQGQKTGHQRINKVAVLGAGTMGARIAAHFANAGVPCVLLDIVTPDAAQSTDKAARRKLVAGGLEAAVKSKPAAFFEKGLERLITIGTFDDDIKLLADADWIIEAVAENLEIKRGLLRKVEGIRKPGSIVTTNTSGLPVASIAEGFVPDFRRHWFGTHFFNPPRYMRLLEIIPTPETDPAAIETVAHFCDVRMGKGIVTAKDTPNFIANRIGTFAGLNVFRIMQEMDLTIEEVDALTSSGGWSKAPTFRTIDLVGLDVLGSVVTNFSKNVQDERSDLKLPDFFKQMLEKKLLGDKVKSGFYKKIKGPQGEERQAIDWKTLEYHPVQKAKFPALELAKNIEDMGERLRTILAGDPRDKATQFIWTTLSDLWTYSANRIPEIADTVVEIDQAMRMGFNWEVGPFEVWDLAGVEPTVARMKKEGKPSAANAEKLLAAGAKTWYKDDPSSPSGRAYFDLRTGTYQPVKVAEGVWSVSTAKKSNGVVKKNAGASLIDLGDGVGCIEFHSKMNALGGDIVQMVTQSLKTGGIGDQFEEFVITGDSANFSVGANLMMLMLAVQEEEWDEVDMAIKQFQGMTQAIKFCSRPVVTASFGMTLGGGCEINLHSAARQPHSELYMGLVEVGVGLLPGGGGCKEMLLRALDNAKAVRPDGRGESVEVMEGMKRIFETIAMAKVSTSAYEARGLGFLSDGDVISMNRERILADAKDRALELARAGYRPPVPRMDIPAPGENALATLRLGIHLMKQAEYISDHDVKVATKVAEVICGGNVTPGTPVSEQYILDLEREGFKSLCGEKKTQERIQFTLKTGKPLRN; translated from the coding sequence ATGAGTAATGTTGCAGTTCCCGCGGCACCGCAGTCCCGCAGCTCAAACGGAGCGCAAACCAGCCAGAATCCTCAAGGCCAAAAGACCGGGCACCAGCGGATCAATAAAGTTGCCGTGCTCGGCGCCGGGACCATGGGTGCGCGCATTGCGGCGCACTTTGCCAATGCCGGCGTGCCCTGCGTGCTGCTGGATATTGTGACGCCGGACGCAGCACAGAGCACGGACAAAGCTGCGCGCCGAAAGCTGGTTGCAGGCGGACTGGAAGCGGCGGTCAAATCCAAGCCCGCGGCATTCTTTGAAAAAGGGCTGGAGCGGCTCATCACTATCGGCACGTTTGACGACGACATAAAGCTGCTGGCCGATGCGGACTGGATCATTGAAGCGGTGGCCGAGAACCTGGAGATCAAGCGCGGGTTGCTTCGCAAGGTTGAAGGCATTCGCAAACCCGGAAGCATTGTTACTACCAACACCAGCGGGCTCCCAGTGGCCAGCATTGCGGAAGGATTCGTCCCGGATTTCCGCCGCCACTGGTTTGGCACGCACTTCTTCAATCCGCCGCGCTATATGCGCCTGCTGGAAATTATTCCCACGCCGGAAACCGACCCGGCGGCGATTGAGACCGTGGCGCATTTCTGTGACGTGCGCATGGGCAAGGGAATTGTCACGGCCAAGGACACGCCCAACTTTATCGCCAACCGCATCGGCACATTTGCCGGGTTGAATGTCTTCCGCATTATGCAGGAGATGGACCTGACCATTGAAGAGGTGGACGCGCTGACTTCAAGCGGCGGCTGGAGCAAAGCGCCTACGTTCCGCACTATCGATCTTGTCGGCCTTGACGTGCTGGGCAGCGTGGTCACCAACTTCAGCAAAAATGTTCAGGACGAGCGCTCTGACCTGAAGCTGCCGGATTTCTTTAAGCAGATGCTGGAGAAGAAGCTGCTGGGCGACAAGGTGAAGTCCGGTTTCTATAAGAAGATCAAAGGCCCACAGGGAGAAGAACGCCAGGCCATTGACTGGAAGACGCTTGAGTACCATCCCGTGCAGAAGGCGAAATTTCCCGCGCTGGAGCTGGCAAAAAACATTGAAGACATGGGCGAGCGGCTGCGCACGATTCTTGCCGGCGATCCTCGTGACAAAGCTACCCAGTTTATCTGGACCACGCTGAGCGATCTGTGGACATACTCGGCCAATCGCATTCCTGAAATTGCTGACACCGTGGTCGAGATCGACCAGGCGATGCGCATGGGGTTTAACTGGGAAGTCGGACCGTTTGAGGTCTGGGACCTGGCCGGCGTGGAGCCGACTGTCGCGCGCATGAAGAAGGAAGGCAAGCCGAGTGCGGCCAATGCGGAGAAACTTTTAGCCGCGGGCGCGAAGACCTGGTACAAAGACGATCCCTCATCGCCCAGCGGCCGCGCTTACTTTGATCTGCGCACAGGCACGTATCAGCCAGTGAAAGTGGCTGAAGGCGTATGGTCTGTCTCGACCGCAAAGAAATCGAACGGTGTGGTCAAGAAGAATGCCGGCGCATCGCTCATTGATTTAGGCGACGGTGTGGGCTGCATTGAATTTCATTCCAAGATGAACGCTTTGGGCGGCGATATTGTCCAGATGGTCACCCAGTCACTCAAGACCGGCGGCATTGGCGACCAGTTTGAAGAGTTTGTGATCACCGGCGACTCGGCGAACTTTTCCGTGGGCGCCAACCTGATGATGCTGATGCTGGCCGTGCAGGAAGAAGAGTGGGACGAAGTTGACATGGCCATCAAGCAGTTCCAGGGCATGACGCAGGCCATCAAGTTCTGCTCGCGCCCCGTGGTCACGGCGTCTTTTGGCATGACGCTCGGCGGCGGCTGCGAGATCAACCTGCATTCCGCAGCGCGCCAGCCACATTCTGAACTTTATATGGGACTGGTGGAAGTTGGCGTAGGTCTGCTGCCCGGAGGCGGCGGCTGCAAAGAGATGCTGCTGCGCGCGCTGGACAATGCGAAGGCCGTTCGGCCCGATGGTCGCGGTGAGTCAGTGGAAGTAATGGAAGGCATGAAGCGAATATTTGAGACCATTGCCATGGCGAAGGTCTCAACTTCCGCGTATGAAGCACGCGGTCTTGGCTTCCTTTCTGATGGCGATGTAATTTCGATGAACCGTGAGCGCATCCTGGCGGACGCAAAAGATCGCGCGCTGGAGCTGGCCCGCGCCGGATATCGACCACCGGTGCCGCGCATGGACATCCCTGCGCCGGGAGAAAACGCGCTTGCGACGTTGCGCCTGGGAATCCATCTAATGAAGCAGGCGGAATACATCAGTGATCACGATGTAAAGGTGGCGACCAAAGTGGCCGAGGTAATCTGCGGCGGCAACGTGACGCCGGGAACGCCGGTGAGCGAGCAGTACATTCTCGATCTGGAGCGCGAAGGGTTCAAGTCGCTCTGTGGCGAGAAGAAGACACAGGAACGCATACAGTTCACGCTGAAGACCGGCAAGCCGCTGAGGAACTAG
- a CDS encoding threonylcarbamoyl-AMP synthase encodes MSAEILKINPDTPDARLVSYVADRIKQGQVVGMPTDTFYGLAADPFNLRAVDLIYDVKTRSRHKPLSLLIESVEQAEYLARPLPDVFYEITRKYWPGPLTIIVKASSRLPLKVTANTGNVALRVPASRIAVEVIRTAGVPITATSANISGASECTTAEGVRQQLGKSISLIVDGGTSPREVASTIINMSDPGHITVLRQGAIPESDLAEFLRFG; translated from the coding sequence TTGTCTGCGGAAATTCTAAAAATCAATCCTGATACGCCGGACGCGCGTCTGGTTTCTTATGTGGCTGACCGCATCAAGCAAGGCCAGGTCGTTGGAATGCCCACGGACACATTTTATGGGCTGGCCGCTGATCCATTTAACCTCCGCGCGGTTGACTTGATCTATGACGTAAAGACCCGCAGCCGTCACAAGCCGCTTTCACTGCTGATTGAAAGCGTGGAGCAGGCGGAATACCTGGCGCGTCCGCTGCCGGACGTGTTCTATGAAATCACGCGCAAATACTGGCCCGGCCCGCTGACGATCATCGTGAAAGCGTCATCGCGGCTGCCGCTGAAGGTTACGGCGAATACAGGCAACGTCGCGCTGCGCGTGCCCGCTTCGCGCATTGCGGTGGAAGTAATTCGCACGGCCGGCGTGCCTATTACGGCGACCTCCGCCAACATCAGTGGAGCCAGCGAATGCACCACCGCGGAAGGAGTGCGTCAGCAGCTGGGCAAAAGCATTAGCTTGATTGTGGACGGCGGCACGAGCCCGCGCGAGGTGGCTTCTACCATCATCAACATGAGCGATCCCGGGCACATTACCGTCCTGCGGCAAGGTGCGATTCCTGAAAGCGATCTGGCTGAGTTCCTCCGGTTTGGCTGA
- a CDS encoding YdcF family protein: MATKRWKKWLLWLLVLPVCYAAVIYWRIVDQSGHDESRTADAIVVFGAAEYDGRPSPVYKARLDRAAQLFHHGLAPIVITTGGSGGDPRYSEGVVGREYLKTLGIPDSQLIAETQSDDTAESARRVSTIMYVNSMHSCLAVSDGYHIFRIKQMLAREGVTAYGAPRPNSRPLNFWKRQESAWHEIGSYTLWLFHLT; the protein is encoded by the coding sequence ATGGCGACCAAGCGTTGGAAGAAATGGCTGTTGTGGCTTCTGGTGCTGCCGGTCTGCTATGCAGCGGTGATCTACTGGCGGATTGTGGACCAATCTGGCCACGACGAATCGCGCACGGCTGACGCTATCGTTGTTTTTGGCGCTGCTGAATATGACGGCCGCCCTTCACCGGTGTATAAAGCGCGCCTTGACCGCGCCGCACAGCTTTTCCATCATGGGCTGGCGCCAATCGTGATCACGACCGGCGGCTCCGGCGGCGATCCCCGCTACAGTGAGGGCGTGGTAGGACGCGAGTATCTGAAGACCCTGGGCATTCCCGATAGCCAGCTCATCGCGGAAACCCAGAGCGACGATACCGCTGAATCGGCTCGGCGCGTCAGCACCATTATGTATGTCAACAGCATGCATTCATGCCTGGCCGTGAGCGATGGCTATCACATTTTCCGCATCAAGCAGATGCTGGCGCGGGAAGGCGTGACTGCTTATGGCGCGCCGCGGCCCAATTCCAGACCGCTTAACTTTTGGAAACGGCAGGAATCGGCATGGCATGAGATTGGGAGTTATACGCTTTGGCTGTTTCATTTGACGTAG
- a CDS encoding replication-associated recombination protein A translates to MSLFQSLPDQQGKGARPLADRMRPRTLDEFVGQEHIVGPGKPLRLQIERDDPGSIIFWGPPGTGKTTLAQIIAHVTKAEFIEFSAVLSGIKEIKQVMADAEKARAYGTRTILFIDEIHRFNRAQQDAFLPHVERGNIRLIGATTENPSFEINGALLSRCRVYILNQLTEEQIVVLLRRALEDQERGLGKMNLRAADEVLQQIAAYTSGDARSAYNVLEVAASTAGDTGEITEQIIKDTLQKRVLLYDKSGEEHYNLISALHKSVRNSDADASLYWLVRMLESGEDPLYIARRVVRMASEDIGLAAPEALNLCLSAKDAIDFLGMPEGGLALAQAVVYLALAPKSNALYTAYGAVMEDVEKTAAEPVPLHIRNAVTKLMKQVGYGKGYQYAHDLDEKVADMECMPDNLRGREYYHPTSEGREKLLAQRMEEIKQRKEELHRADETKPKPSKLRRKEEEDNFK, encoded by the coding sequence ATGTCTTTGTTCCAGTCACTTCCCGACCAGCAAGGCAAGGGCGCGCGTCCTCTTGCTGACCGCATGCGCCCGCGAACGCTGGATGAGTTTGTCGGCCAGGAGCACATCGTTGGCCCCGGCAAGCCGTTGCGCCTCCAGATTGAACGTGACGATCCCGGCTCCATCATCTTCTGGGGGCCGCCCGGAACGGGCAAGACCACACTGGCACAGATCATCGCGCATGTAACCAAAGCGGAGTTCATCGAGTTTTCCGCCGTGCTCTCCGGGATCAAGGAAATCAAGCAGGTGATGGCCGACGCGGAAAAGGCTCGCGCTTACGGCACGCGAACCATCCTCTTCATCGACGAAATCCATCGCTTTAATCGCGCCCAACAAGACGCTTTTCTGCCTCATGTTGAACGCGGCAACATTCGGCTGATCGGCGCAACCACGGAAAATCCGTCATTCGAGATCAACGGCGCTCTACTCTCGCGCTGCCGCGTTTACATCCTGAACCAGCTCACTGAAGAGCAGATTGTCGTCTTACTCCGCCGCGCTTTGGAAGACCAGGAACGTGGCCTGGGAAAAATGAATTTGCGCGCAGCCGACGAAGTCCTGCAACAAATTGCGGCTTACACCAGCGGTGATGCCCGCTCCGCTTATAACGTGCTTGAAGTTGCCGCTTCCACCGCCGGAGATACCGGCGAGATCACAGAACAGATCATCAAAGACACGCTCCAGAAGCGCGTCCTGCTTTATGACAAATCAGGCGAAGAGCATTACAACCTGATATCCGCGCTGCACAAGTCTGTCCGCAACAGCGACGCCGACGCATCTCTCTACTGGCTCGTCCGCATGCTTGAGTCCGGCGAGGACCCTCTGTACATCGCGCGCCGCGTAGTGCGCATGGCTTCTGAAGATATCGGCCTGGCCGCCCCGGAAGCGCTGAACCTATGCCTCTCAGCCAAAGACGCTATCGATTTCCTTGGCATGCCGGAAGGTGGTTTGGCCCTGGCGCAAGCTGTGGTCTATCTTGCGCTGGCGCCGAAATCGAATGCGCTTTACACCGCCTATGGCGCGGTCATGGAAGACGTAGAAAAGACAGCCGCTGAGCCCGTTCCGCTGCACATCCGCAACGCCGTTACAAAACTCATGAAGCAGGTCGGCTACGGCAAGGGCTACCAGTACGCGCACGATCTCGACGAAAAAGTCGCCGACATGGAGTGCATGCCGGATAACCTTCGCGGCCGCGAATACTATCACCCGACCTCAGAAGGCCGGGAAAAACTGTTGGCGCAACGGATGGAAGAGATCAAGCAGAGAAAAGAAGAACTGCATCGGGCGGATGAGACAAAACCAAAACCCTCAAAACTCAGAAGAAAAGAGGAAGAGGACAATTTTAAATAG
- a CDS encoding RNA methyltransferase has protein sequence MIHEADSRLRRVSSRQNALVKDLRKALSQGEPTAEGYLAVEGLRMLEEAIRSGLRFQAVFFSEAGSGHATRLLPQIGSQVEVLLLPDEVFVNAVSTESPQGVAALVKLRPHKFEDLLESASDSLLVGVAGIQDPGNLGTIIRSAEAFGARAVLLGEKTVSLFNSKVVRGSAGSLFREPLLRVKLGESITALKQRGVRVLATSSHKGKPLHEADFTGAAMIVVGNEGAGVPQEILSLADELVTIPHSPRVESLNAGIAASILLYEAARQRQKLTADERGFR, from the coding sequence ATGATACATGAAGCCGATTCCCGCCTTCGCCGCGTTTCCAGCCGCCAGAACGCTCTGGTCAAAGACCTGCGCAAAGCGCTTAGCCAGGGCGAGCCCACTGCAGAAGGCTATCTGGCCGTTGAAGGCCTGCGCATGCTTGAAGAAGCCATCCGCAGTGGTCTGCGCTTTCAGGCTGTGTTCTTCAGCGAGGCCGGCTCGGGCCATGCCACGCGCCTGCTGCCGCAAATCGGCAGCCAAGTTGAAGTCCTGCTGCTGCCCGACGAAGTCTTTGTGAACGCCGTTAGTACTGAATCGCCGCAAGGCGTGGCCGCTCTGGTCAAACTCCGGCCGCATAAGTTTGAAGATCTGCTGGAGTCAGCGTCCGATTCCTTGCTCGTCGGCGTTGCCGGCATTCAAGATCCGGGAAATCTTGGGACAATCATTCGCTCCGCCGAGGCGTTTGGCGCGCGCGCAGTTCTGCTGGGAGAAAAAACCGTCAGCCTATTCAACTCCAAAGTCGTGCGCGGCTCCGCTGGGTCGTTATTCAGAGAACCGCTCTTGCGTGTGAAACTGGGCGAAAGCATCACTGCCCTGAAGCAGCGCGGCGTGCGCGTTCTGGCTACTTCGTCGCATAAAGGCAAGCCTCTGCATGAAGCTGACTTCACCGGCGCAGCAATGATCGTAGTTGGGAATGAAGGCGCAGGCGTGCCGCAAGAGATTTTGTCGTTGGCCGACGAGTTAGTAACGATCCCACATTCGCCGCGCGTTGAGTCGCTGAATGCAGGAATCGCTGCATCTATCTTGTTGTACGAAGCGGCTCGGCAAAGGCAGAAACTTACCGCAGATGAACGCGGATTTAGATGA